DNA from Arthrobacter sp. StoSoilB19:
CGCCCTTCCGCTGATAACACTGCTCGCCACCACGGCCTGGGCCCTTTTGACCCGCCGCCTTTGGCGCCCCTTGCTGCTCGCCGGGTCGATGCTCACGGGGGTCATCATTACGGAGGTCATCGCCCACGCCGTGGGACGTTCCCGTCCCCCAGCGGCACTGATGATGCTGGGCGCCGATGCCACTTCATCGTTTCCTTCCGGGCACGTCGTCGGTGCCTCAAACTTTCTGCTGATCGGCGCATACCTGCTCTATTCCCGCTCCTCCCGCACGGTTTCCGTGATCGTTGCCTTCAGCGCTGCAGCCGGAGGCCTGACACTGGAAGCAGCAAGCCGCGTTTACCTCGGCTATCACTGGTTTACAGATACGCTCGCGTCCGCCTCCATCTCCGTGGTTCTCCTCGCGGTCGTGATCATGCTGGATATCAACCGCGGCGGCCATGCGGCAGAACAATGAGTGCGAAAGCCGACTGGCTGCCCGGCTGCTGAGCGGGCTCGATGGACGTTAGCGCTTGCTTCCCCCACACTGTTGCGTGATCGCAAATAAAGCGAGACACTGGCCAGGACAACCACGGCTAAAGGGAGACATCATGCGTGCGCTGACAGTGACCCCGGGAGTCAAGGACTCCCTTCACCTGCGCGACATTCCGGAACCGGCAGCGGGTGAAGGACAAGTGCTGGTGGATGCCCTGGCGGTTGGCCTCTGCGGCACCGACGCCGAGATCATCGCGGCAGATTACGGCGAGGCTCCGCCGGGCCAGGACTACCTGGTGCTGGGCCATGAAAACCTGGGCCGGGTGCGGGAAGCTCCGCGGGATTCCGGCCTCGCCGAGGGAGACCTGGTGGTGGGCATTGTCCGCAGGCCCGATCCCGAACCCTGCAAAGCCTGCGCCGCCGGCGAGTGGGACATGTGCCTGAACGGCAAGTACACCGAGCACGGCATCAAAGGCCTGGACGGATTCGCGCGCCAGCAATGGCGCGCCGACCCGCAGTCCATAGTGAAACTGGAGGCGGGGCTGGAAGACGTGGGTGTGCTGCTGGAGCCCACTACCATCGTGGCCAAGGCCTGGGAACAGATCACCAGGATCGGGCAGCGGGCTTTCTACGACCCTCATATCGCCGTGGTGACCGGAGCCGGACCCGTTGGCTTGCTCGCCGCACTTCTGGGCGTCCAGCAGGGCCTGGAAGTCCACGTCTTCGACATCGTCAAGGACGGGCCCAAGCCGGAGCTGGTCCGGGACCTCGGAGCCATCTACCACAGCGAATCACTGCCGGACTCCGGCCTGAAACCGAACGTCCTGGTTGAGTGCACGGGCGTCACCCCCGTGGTCCTGGACGCACTGCGCTGCCGCGCCCAGGACGCCATCACCTGCCTGACCGGCGTCTCGGGAACCGGGAACCAAACGGAAGTGGATGTCGGCGCCCTCAACCGCGAGGAAGTGCTGATGAACGGCGTGGTCTTCGGCAGTGTCAACGCCAACCGGCGCCACTACGATGCCGGCGCCAAGGCCCTGTCCTCTGCCAACCCCGACTGGCTGCGCCGCCTCATCAGCCGCCGGGTACCCCTCGAAAACTACGCTGAGGCCTTCCATCACAGGCCTGACGACGTCAAGGTTGTGCTGGACCTGCAAAAGTCCCGCGGCGGCAGAGGCGACCAGCGATGATTCCCCGCCGGGAACCAACAGAAGCCACCATCGACCACCGGCACCCGTCCGGGCTCCAGTACGAAATCCGGTACGGCGGGCAAACCGCGCACCTCACGGAGGTTGGCGGGGCATTGCGGGACTACCTGCTGGACGGCCGCACCTTGCTGGACGGGTATGGACCGGATGAGATGTGCACGGGCGCACGCGGTCAGTCGCTCATCCCCTGGCCGAACCGGATCAAGGCCGGCAGCTATGAGTGGGAAGGCCGTCGGCTCCAGCTTGACCTGAGCGAGCCGGACAAAGGCGGGGCCATCCACGGACTGACCCGCTGGCGGAACTGGAATGCCCCGGTTGTGGAGCAGACCGACGAATCCATCTCCTTCGCCTACACCCTGCACGCCTGCCAAGGCTGGCCCTGGGTCCTCGACTGCCGGCTGGACTATCAACTCGGTCCGGACGGATTGACGGTGCGGAGCACGGCGGTGAACCGGAGCGACTCGCCGTGCCCCTACGGGACTGGGGCGCATCCTTACCTCAGCACAGGAACGGTGAGCGCGGGCGCTATCGACACCGCCTTGGTCCAGGTGCCGGGGCGGACGTACCTGCCCGTGGATGAACGCGGCATCCCCACCGGGCACGAGCGTGTGGACGGCACAAAGTACGACCTGCGTGAACTCCAGCAACTTGGTGGCCGGCACATCGACGTGGCCTACACCGACCTTCTCCGCGGCGGGGATGGGCGCGCCCGCGTAAGGCTGCTGCGCCCGGACCGCTCCGGAGGAGTTGAGCTGTGGGTGGACGACACATACCCCTACCTGGAGATCTTCACCGGGGACACCCTCCCCCAACGGGACTGCCGCCGGACCGGGCTGGGCGTGGAGCCCATGACGTGCGCCCCTGACGCCTTCAACTCCGGCGAAGGCCTGATCACCCTGGACCCCGGGCAATCCCACACCGGACAGTGGGGCATCAAGCCAGCCTGAAGGATTCCCTCCGCCGATCCGGGTCCAGCAGAGAAGACATCCCACTTTTGCCAACTATTGCGCAAACGCAAATATTGGGTTTCAATGAAAACATGGCTTGCCGCACCAGGATCCGGTCACGTCACGTACCGGCTCCCAACGTAAAGCGACCGTCGGAGGTACCCTGGCCGCCGGCGGCGGCTGCGAAGGCCTCCAGCGCGGCGGCCAGCGCAGGACGCCGGCCCGCAGGCATCCTGGAAATCACCTCTGCGATGGCCTGCCGCCGGTGCTCCAACACGGAGTTGACCAGTTCCTTGCCCTTGCTGGTCAACTCCAACCGGATGTATCGGCGGTCCGCGGGGTCTTCACGGCGCTGCAGCAGGTCAGCCGCTACCAGCCGGTCGCAGATGCGGGTGGCATTGGATGCGTGCACGCCAAGCTCTGCGGCGACGCCGCCGAGGTTTTGTGGTCCGCGGGTATGGATAAGGACCAGCACCCGCAGCTGTGGCGTATTGACGATGTCCTCAACCTCAGCAACAGAGCGGGCCACCACGCGCAGAAGAGTGTCGGCGGCGCCCATCACCGCTTCGACTTCCCGACTTGAAGGTTCAGGGATCAACGCAGATCCGGCAGATGTATCCATGGGCACCAGTTTCCTCTAATGGTTGCTGTCCCGCAAAGTTTGCCAGCTTCCCTCGTCTGTTCGCAGGCGGCCCGAAGGAGAATCATGAAGACGCAACACCCGGCAGATCCGGTCCGCAGCACGGTGAATGGCATCGACCGGCTTGTACGGAATGTGCAGACGGGGAGGTTTGAGCGCTCCTTGTCAGGCCTGACGGCTGCCGGTGCCCTGGTCACGGCGGCGGAAATCTATCTGGAACATGACAAGGCCAGTTTCGGCAACAAGTGGATGTGGGTTCCCGTTGCCTTGGGCCCGCTGGGGGCCGCCGCGGGAGTAGCCGGCGTATTCAGCCGCCGCATGGCTAAGACCGCCCTCCCGCTGGCCAGCGCCGCGATCATTGCCAACGGGCTGCAAGGAACCTGGCTGCACCTGCAGGGCATCCGGCAGAAACCGGGCGGCCTGTCCAACCTGCGCTACAACCTGGAGATGGGTCCGCCGCTGTTCGCGCCGCTGCTGGTCACCCTGGTGGGCGGAATGGGGGTGCTGGCCTCCGTCCTGAGGCGGGAACCATGAGCAGCCTCCCACTGGACATGTCCGACGGCGGCGGCCGCTACCCCGGCTTCAGCACCCGCGCCCAGGCGGGCCATTGGGACCGGGCGACTGCCGCCGTCGTCGAGTCCCGCCTGGGTATGCCGCCGGACGTCCGTTTCTTCACGCCCGCAGAGGAGGCCGCAGCGCGCGCCCTCTTCGACCAGTTACTGGGCCAGCAGGGCGAGCCCCGGGTGCCGGTGGTGAACATGGTGGACGCCCGCCTGGCAGATGAGCAAACCGACGGCTGGCACTATGACAACATGCCGAGGGACGGCGAAGCGTGGCGGGCAACGCTCGCGGCGCTGGACCGTGAAGCGCACTCCCGTGCCGGCTCCACCTTTGCCGGCCTGGATCCAGAGCAGCAGGCCGGGCTCCTGCAGGACATCTGCAATCTGCACCGGGAACTCTGGCACGGCCTGC
Protein-coding regions in this window:
- a CDS encoding phosphatase PAP2 family protein — protein: MASDDDDVRPDVKESQSQSLAFRLGDGFIVPPGRFLVLSAVSLALALAGAASFLLTLGEVLHGNGVTAADGPMTEWFVNHRTSAATMVLAGLAIVFGPVALPLITLLATTAWALLTRRLWRPLLLAGSMLTGVIITEVIAHAVGRSRPPAALMMLGADATSSFPSGHVVGASNFLLIGAYLLYSRSSRTVSVIVAFSAAAGGLTLEAASRVYLGYHWFTDTLASASISVVLLAVVIMLDINRGGHAAEQ
- a CDS encoding glucose 1-dehydrogenase, whose protein sequence is MRALTVTPGVKDSLHLRDIPEPAAGEGQVLVDALAVGLCGTDAEIIAADYGEAPPGQDYLVLGHENLGRVREAPRDSGLAEGDLVVGIVRRPDPEPCKACAAGEWDMCLNGKYTEHGIKGLDGFARQQWRADPQSIVKLEAGLEDVGVLLEPTTIVAKAWEQITRIGQRAFYDPHIAVVTGAGPVGLLAALLGVQQGLEVHVFDIVKDGPKPELVRDLGAIYHSESLPDSGLKPNVLVECTGVTPVVLDALRCRAQDAITCLTGVSGTGNQTEVDVGALNREEVLMNGVVFGSVNANRRHYDAGAKALSSANPDWLRRLISRRVPLENYAEAFHHRPDDVKVVLDLQKSRGGRGDQR
- a CDS encoding aldose 1-epimerase family protein yields the protein MIPRREPTEATIDHRHPSGLQYEIRYGGQTAHLTEVGGALRDYLLDGRTLLDGYGPDEMCTGARGQSLIPWPNRIKAGSYEWEGRRLQLDLSEPDKGGAIHGLTRWRNWNAPVVEQTDESISFAYTLHACQGWPWVLDCRLDYQLGPDGLTVRSTAVNRSDSPCPYGTGAHPYLSTGTVSAGAIDTALVQVPGRTYLPVDERGIPTGHERVDGTKYDLRELQQLGGRHIDVAYTDLLRGGDGRARVRLLRPDRSGGVELWVDDTYPYLEIFTGDTLPQRDCRRTGLGVEPMTCAPDAFNSGEGLITLDPGQSHTGQWGIKPA
- a CDS encoding MarR family transcriptional regulator; the encoded protein is MDTSAGSALIPEPSSREVEAVMGAADTLLRVVARSVAEVEDIVNTPQLRVLVLIHTRGPQNLGGVAAELGVHASNATRICDRLVAADLLQRREDPADRRYIRLELTSKGKELVNSVLEHRRQAIAEVISRMPAGRRPALAAALEAFAAAAGGQGTSDGRFTLGAGT
- a CDS encoding gluconate 2-dehydrogenase subunit 3 family protein, with translation MSSLPLDMSDGGGRYPGFSTRAQAGHWDRATAAVVESRLGMPPDVRFFTPAEEAAARALFDQLLGQQGEPRVPVVNMVDARLADEQTDGWHYDNMPRDGEAWRATLAALDREAHSRAGSTFAGLDPEQQAGLLQDICNLHRELWHGLPADRVWSLWTRYACTAFYSHPLAWDEIGFAGPAYPRGYKNLGVNRLEPFEVRDIRPDADPTHGPTHDAGHGADR